A region from the Tachysurus vachellii isolate PV-2020 chromosome 25, HZAU_Pvac_v1, whole genome shotgun sequence genome encodes:
- the gpr12 gene encoding G-protein coupled receptor 12, whose protein sequence is MSEQVSVTPSWLTSDTSWVSSGGGSTENLTVGTLPPPAVLPPESSAELLVNPWDIVLCTSGTLIACENALVVLVIWQNPALRAPMFLLIGSLALADLLAGVGLVLHFTFAYLLRSDSAQLLTIGLVVASFSASVFSLLAITIDRYLSLYYALTYNSERTAAFTYTMLVLLWGVSLCLGLLPVTGVNCLSQEDACSVVWPLTKNNVAVLSVSFLLLFGLMLQLYVQICKIVMRHAHQIAVQHHFLAATPHYVTTRKGVSTLAIILGTFAACWMPFTVYSLIADYTYPPLYTYATLVPATYNSIINPVIYAFRNQEIQKALWMVCCGCIPASVAQRARTPSDV, encoded by the coding sequence ATGAGCGAGCAGGTGTCAGTAACCCCGAGCTGGCTGACCTCTGACACAAGCTGGGTCAGCAGCGGTGGTGGGAGCACAGAGAACCTGACTGTTGGAACACTTCCCCCACCTGCCGTTTTACCTCCGGAGTCTTCTGCCGAGCTGCTGGTGAACCCGTGGGATATTGTGCTGTGCACGTCGGGCACCCTGATAGCCTGCGAGAATGCCTTGGTGGTCTTGGTCATCTGGCAGAACCCAGCTCTACGTGCTCCTATGTTCCTGCTGATCGGCAGCCTGGCGCTGGCTGACCTGCTAGCTGGCGTGGGTCTGGTGCTCCACTTCACCTTCGCCTACCTACTGCGCTCAGACTCGGCCCAGCTGCTCACGATCGGCCTGGTGGTGGCCTCGTTCTCCGCTTCCGTCTTTAGCTTGCTAGCCATTACCATCGATCGCTACCTGTCACTGTATTATGCACTCACATACAACTCAGAGCGCACAGCTGCCTTCACCTACACCATGCTGGTGCTGCTGTGGGGGGTGTCCCTGTGCCTCGGTCTGCTGCCCGTAACCGGGGTAAACTGCCTGAGTCAGGAGGACGCCTGCAGCGTGGTGTGGCCGCTCACAAAGAACAATGTCGCTGTcctgtctgtgtcttttttgCTGCTCTTTGGGCTCATGCTGCAGCTCTACGTGCAAATCTGCAAGATCGTCATGCGTCACGCACACCAGATCGCTGTGCAGCACCACTTCCTGGCTGCCACGCCGCACTACGTCACGACCCGTAAAGGTGTCTCGACGCTCGCCATCATCCTTGGAACATTTGCCGCCTGCTGGATGCCTTTCACTGTCTACTCGCTGATTGCTGACTACACCTACCCACCGCTGTACACATACGCCACACTGGTTCCCGCCACCTACAACTCCATCATCAACCCCGTCATCTATGCCTTCCGCAACCAAGAGATCCAGAAGGCACTTTGGATGGTGTGCTGCGGCTGCATCCCGGCCAGCGTGGCGCAACGGGCACGGACGCCCAGCGACGTCTAA